The Alkalihalophilus pseudofirmus nucleotide sequence CGAAGCAAGAGTTAGTCAAATGAATCCAACAGCCAAACGACTTTATGCAGAAAATTGCCAAATCCCTTTAAATGATATTTTAAATATCCATACTTTTAATGTTGATCATAAGCTGAATGTAAACCCTCACTTTCTTGATGATCATCACCATCATCATGATGACCGCGTATCATCGATTGCCTTTACAGAAGAGAGGCCTCTTGATATGAGTAAAGTTGATCGTTGGATGAGTTACTTGGTTCAAGAAAAAGGAGAAGATTTACTTCGTTATAAAGGAATTCTTAATATCGAAGGAATGAAGGAACGAATAGTGTTTCAAGGGCTGCATATGTTGTTTACAGGCAAACCTGATAAGAAATGGAGTGAAGGGGAAAAAAGAAAAACAGAGCTCGTTTTTATTGGTCGGAACTTAGACAAAATAGAACTAGAGAATCAATTTAGAGAGTGTATTAGCAGCCGATAGGAGGCCGCTAATACATTGCCATTAGTATACTTGTTACATAGTTAACAGAAAAACAACCTTTAAATCGTAATGATTATGATTATCATCAAAGGGGGAGGGCGTATGGAAACTTGGTATAAAGAGCATTTTAATGAAGATTACTTACGAATATACAAGCATCGCAATGACAATCTAGCTCATCAAGAATTAACTCAATTGATGAAGTTTGTTCCGGTTGTTCAAGGTCAATCTTTACTAGATTTATGTTGTGGAAACGGTAGGCACAGCAGGTGGTTTGCTAAGCAGGGCTTTCGCGTAACAGGGGTTGATCTATCACCTGTATTATTGGGAGAAGCTCGAAAGGGTGAGCACGCTGAAGATATTCATTATGTTCGTTCTGATATGAGAGATCTCTCGTATAAGGATAATTTTGACCTGGTTGTTAATCTCTTTACGAGCTTCGGCTATTTTAAAGAGGATGAACAAAATAAGAAAGTATTACAGAATGCTTATGATGCAT carries:
- a CDS encoding class I SAM-dependent methyltransferase, with product METWYKEHFNEDYLRIYKHRNDNLAHQELTQLMKFVPVVQGQSLLDLCCGNGRHSRWFAKQGFRVTGVDLSPVLLGEARKGEHAEDIHYVRSDMRDLSYKDNFDLVVNLFTSFGYFKEDEQNKKVLQNAYDALKLNGYFVFDYLNPSFLENNLVPFSKDIIDDLSILQYRMIVNNTVVKKIKVEDNGALREYEERVKLYERATLDVMLKEAGFTIIHTFGDYDGSEFQSRESSRLIYICQKRSVAPDNHENN